The Nilaparvata lugens isolate BPH unplaced genomic scaffold, ASM1435652v1 scaffold9232, whole genome shotgun sequence DNA segment GCAAAGTCGACctacgctaatccacgaaagcacctacgccgtgggatgttttgtaaaccattctctagacatctgtgtaatacatgaaatgaataatccacttgtcagctgatgattatgaataattctatagcaatggtttacaaaacatcccacggcatGGGTTGCTTTTcctggattagcgtgggtctactatGCGGCGGGGCCTAAGTTGCTTGGAATATGCAACCTAtgctgaaaaataattgaacgagcgtatATTTTTACTACTTTTACTTGACGCTCGATTCGTTGTCAGTTTATGGTTTTGTAATGTTCGATGATAACTTTCAAATGCTTCCATCaataggtatcttcctctcttttttctcttctccaacacacccaaccacaaagcccatggttttttatatttgtaacattttattgtgttttatttgtttcaaattctttgtaattttgtttgtcttgttatgtgtgtttttaataataataaattgaattgaaaaaattgaaaaaaataaacttcaaatttcactaGTGTAGGATAATGTGGACTAGTATAGGAcaagaataattatcacaatatcaacttctcaactacacaaaaagtgattgtaggaaattttagaaaagtcTCATCTTTGATTTAGACCTATGTTcattttgttatcaaaattGAGTGTTAGAGATGAGCTTTAGTTGGTTTTGAAAGGCCGCACATCAAAATAGACGCACGTTGTCAATTCACAattttctttctcgtttctcttcCACAGGCATTCGTCCATGTGAGGAACTTTCTCCAATCTCTAATACACTGTACTgacatttatacaattttaagtTTTTCGAGGAatgaaaagtataatttttatttttcagagtACAAACATCAGGACAGGTCAAAGAACATGACCGCACTGGATGCAGTGGACGTTTAGCATCCAGTCAAAATGGCCGCGTCGCTGATTTTAACGAACGCGTGATCGCCAGCTACCAGATGCTCTTTCGACAGCTGTTGTTCTGCAAACATGTCGAACGCTCTTTGTGTCGGTCAGtttatcattatttcattatttcttgtTATTTTCAAGACCATAGAGGTAATGACACCAATGTCAATTTTGAAGCGAGACACAATAAGGGTAATCGTGCACttgaaccgtattcaaccgatccgttcggccgttggatcggacgaatctgccggtcGTAATTCGGCcgatatggtcgtccattgaaaccgtttacgtcagttaGTTGCCAACTATGAATTAACTATTGATACTCCCTCGCattcgctacctttcagcctgccgctctgctctgctccccacgccacgcatcaaccaaatgagtgttgacccacccgccaccaggtgcgcctcagtcgccgccacccgttcctgcgtttctattggccgagcaccgccggccaatagcagcgcaggtgaactcggggactgtgaataaaagggggctactcagctacccttgatagcacttgctcactagcagccttccactgaagagccagaagagactaccagccgagaccactaccagagaccactaccagccgagacctggagcagagcagcgagcaggccaatgagggaaccacggcgagactaaccgcaacctgaggtgtcttccttgtctactacccagccgatgctaggaggaaccgagccggccgccgaatccagaagaggagggccctacatcggcttcgccaggtggaggagaggctgaggctgtacaccgccgcgccagctgcgccccaagacttagcgccccagcctaacaactggcgcgcggttatggatgcgcgggttgggtgccgaaccgacatcggagtgtgtgcagcggaagcctacgaccctgcctgcccggggttgaccaaaggccccttctaaacgaggaagtggtcgaggagggCTCCCGGTGGAGActcggcacgacctctggctagtagatcacccggtcagccctctccgtagcccggtacaccagagtggagactgcgaaccattgacttgagcccctgccggcctgctctcgcaccagacggacctgcccgggaccctcgcgcggcgtggtatcgcgccagtcgacgactaccaaacatctagcctgccttggtcccttttagggccaccagcaacaaacttggcccttttcagggccaccaaaagccattttccagacagtggtaacaaacccctcgctcgacccgactgactagcccaattgatgaacgagccacaccttccgccatatcaatATTGGCGCCTGCCAACGTGGGGCCACTCACTGTATGGAGATACAGTAACCCGTTACCACtgtcaaaacttttttttcaaacaaaatgtcaacctaaattttcaactaaatgtatgtcttaaatttttcatctaaatgaTGTCTTGatttttcacacaaaaaattcgaacttattttctttcaacaaaatgtgTCTCTGAATCTTTCAATTCGGAATACCTGTCTGGGAACAGGCAATTTCCCAGTGGCGCCCATAACACCTGAACATGGTAGCGACTAGAACCGGAGCCGGAGACAGTGGAGATACGACCACCGAAGATTCGATGCAGTCAACCAGCCAGCACACCGAGTCTACATTCGTCGGCTGGCCTGCACAGACCACCGGTCAAACCGACAGCAGCACGACGCAGCCGCCCACTTCCACCAGCGAAACCGGGGCAACGCAGCCACCCGCCTTCACCAGCGAGCCCGCTCTACCAACCACCCTGCAACCCAGCGCGCTGACCGTCAACCTGCCTGCTCCACCGTCAACCTCTAGTCACGCCACTACCGCAACCAGCAACATGGCCAACTTACCGGCTCCagccgtcagctacaccggcaaCCTCAGCCAGCTGACCGCATAGCGACCTGATACCATTCTTCCGCGGCAAGCTCCATGAAGACCCCATCACCTTCATGCGACAGTGCACCGAGCTGCTACAGGGTCACCACATTCCCAGCTATACCTGGGTCATGCTTCTAAAAGCGCAACTACAAGACGACGCCCGCGCCTGGTGGAGAGACTACAGAGAATTCGTCACCACCTGGGAACAGTCCGTGACCGACTTCAGGCCGTTTCTCGGGAGCCCATAAAATCGCAGCCGCTCCACAGAATTTTATGGCACCACCCACAAACCGAACCAGCCAGTGGAGCGATCATCCGTCAGAAGCTCCAACTACAGCAGCGCTTAGGAACCAACCTGGCTGAAGACGAGGTGATCGCCCTGCTCATCGGTCAGCTGAGTTCCGAGCTTCGCACCCTAGTTCGAGCTGCTCGTCCCACGAATATAAGAGCTGATCATGATCGCCAACGACCTGGAAACCGACCTCAACAGTCGACCAAAATATAAGCCGCCTCAACCTACGGCACCCGCAGGGCCACCCCATCGAGAGGCGCCGCCGAGGTTCAACTACAACCAGCTTCCTCATTGTCATTACTGCCCGGCCAAGCATTTTCATCGCGACTGCCCAGAACTCGCAGAAGAAGAAACGGCAGGGAAACGGCGGTACTGGAGAGACTCGGACTCCACCCCACCAGCACGGAAAGTAGGAGTCCACTACACTAACGATGAGGTGCAAGACCCGCAGCGCCAGCCTCGCAGGTCACCACCCCAACTACAAGCGATAACCGTCACCGAACCGGCCAGCCAGTCATTCCTTGGTCATGCCACCGTGGATCCTGCCAGCGTCACCAAGCCTCCTTCCAACATCACCGAAGAACCCTTGCTCTTCTCGGCTGACGAAGACTCTCCACGGTACCTAGCAGCCGCACCTCCACGGGCTATCAAGAATGACCCAGTACCAGTCGTCACCCGGGTCACCGTCTCACAACAGCAACCGCGCCGGCACACCTTGCGCGTCAACCACCCAGCCGTCACTCATGACCGTCTCACTCACAACAGATCGATCGCCTACCCGTCACGCCACCGTAGACCCTGCTAGCGTCGCTAAGTCTCCTTCCAATGTCACCGAAGACCCCTTGCTCTTCCCGGCTGACAGAGACTCTCCACAGCACTCAGCAGCCGCGCCTCTACTGGCCCGTGAGAGGACAGCATCACCAGCCGACGATGAGCGCGTCATCGACCACCAGCCTGGGGAGGAACATGCAACTGTGACCCACACGCACCCTGCACCTACCGGGATCGCTGTCATGGACGGAGTTACCAACACTGCCCTCGCCGCAGTCGATGACCAGGTCACCAACGCTGACCCAGCTGCattcagccaccaggtcaccaacactgccccagccgcagtcagccaccaggtcaccatCACTGACCCAGCCGCTGTCAACCAgccggtcaccaacactgccccagccgcagtcagccaccaggtcaccaacactgccctggCCGCAGTCACCgacaaggtcaccaacactgctgCCCCAGTAGTCAACAACCACATCACCAGCCCTCCGCCCAGCCAAGCACCGAACCTAGCCGTGATCCAGATAGACGGACAGACTCTACCCCGGAGTAGATGAAGTT contains these protein-coding regions:
- the LOC120349301 gene encoding uncharacterized protein PB18E9.04c-like; this translates as MVATRTGAGDSGDTTTEDSMQSTSQHTESTFVGWPAQTTGQTDSSTTQPPTSTSETGATQPPAFTSEPALPTTLQPSALTVNLPAPPSTSSHATTATSNMANLPAPAVSYTGNLSQLTA
- the LOC120349302 gene encoding soluble scavenger receptor cysteine-rich domain-containing protein SSC5D-like, producing MIANDLETDLNSRPKYKPPQPTAPAGPPHREAPPRFNYNQLPHCHYCPAKHFHRDCPELAEEETAGKRRYWRDSDSTPPARKVGVHYTNDEVQDPQRQPRRSPPQLQAITVTEPASQSFLGHATVDPASVTKPPSNITEEPLLFSADEDSPRNRAGTPCASTTQPSLMTVSLTTDRSPTRHATVDPASVAKSPSNVTEDPLLFPADRDSPQHSAAAPLLARERTASPADDERVIDHQPGEEHATVTHTHPAPTGIAVMDGVTNTALAAVDDQVTNTAPAAVSHQVTITDPAAVNQPVTNTAPAAVSHQVTNTALAAVTDKVTNTAAPVVNNHITSPPPSQAPNLAVIQIDGQTLPRSR